From a single Ornithorhynchus anatinus isolate Pmale09 chromosome 4, mOrnAna1.pri.v4, whole genome shotgun sequence genomic region:
- the DSCC1 gene encoding sister chromatid cohesion protein DCC1 isoform X1 has protein sequence MRSRAEVEATLQVAKVDPAALLPAAHCLAFGAPRPGPRELCLLQLPPDLCPLLEAGHSLVIRGDKDEQAVICSKERTYDLKIADTSNTLLIIPGCKTPEQLSATEAPGDVIHTQIFGFSNNYWELRHCRPKLKKLKKLLMENPYEGPVSQKEKESNLPKYTTEDFFDQVQASEEEILAQLQVLNACKIEGYWRILEFDYEMKLLNHVTQLVDSESWPFNKVPLRTCLAELGPLEPEEMIQHCLECYGKKYTAEGEVYFELNVDKICRATAQMLLRNAVKFNLAEFQEVWQQSVPEGMTTHLDQLKVTGEIPKPFLGDPGLALTDRNSRPETVFLLKVDDLPEGNQERFNSLFTLREKWTEEDIAPYILDLCAEKQSIGALLTKYSRSSMQNGVKVYNSRRPIS, from the exons ATGAGGAGCCGCGCGGAGGTGGAGGCGACGCTGCAGGTGGCCAAGGTGGATCCCGCCGCGCTGCTGCCCGCCGCCCACTGCCTCGCCTtcggggccccccggcccggcccgcgggagCTCTGCCTCCTGCAGCTCCCCCCGGACCTCTGCCCGCTGCTCGAGGCCGGACACAG cctCGTCATTCGCGGGGACAAAGACGAACAGGCCGTGATCTGCAGTAAGGAGAGAACCTACGACCTGAAAATAGCCGATACGTCAAATACGTTGCTCATCATTCCCGGTTGCAAAACTCCGGAACAGTTGTCTGCCACGGAGGCACCGGGAGACGTGATTCACACGCAG ATCTTTGGTTTCTCCAACAATTATTGGGAATTAAGACACTGTCGACCCAAACTGAAGAAACTGAAGAAACTCTTGATGGAAAACCCTTATGAAGGACCTGTCAGTCAAAAGGAAAAGGAGTCGAATCTTCCAAAA TATACCACTGAAGATTTCTTTGATCAGGTCCAAGCAAGCGAGGAAGAAATCCTGGCTCAGTTACAAGTCCTAAATGCCTGTAAAATTGAAG GATACTGGCGGATTCTTGAATTTGATTATGAAATGAAACTCCTGAATCACGTAACTCAACTTGTGGACTCGGAATCTTGGCCATTCAACAAAGTCCCGTTACGTACCTGTCTGGCGGAACTTGGGCCCCTGGAACCTGA agaaatgatACAACACTGCCTTGAATGTTACGGAAAGAAATATACTGCGGAAG GTGAAGTTTACTTTGAATTGAACGTGGACAAGATATGCAGAGCGACAGCGCAAATGCTGCTACGGAATGCAGTGAAATTCAATCTCGCTGAATTTCAGGAAGTTTGGCAGCAGAGTGTTCCCGAAGGAATGACAACTCACCTGGATCAGCTCAAGGTGACTGGGGAGATTCCAAAGCCGTTCCTTGGGGACCCG GGTTTGGCCCTGACGGATAGAAACTCCAGACCAGAAACCGTCTTTTTACTAAAGGTGGATGACTTGCCTGAGGGAAATCAGGAAAGATTCAACAGCCTCTTCACGCTGCGGGAGAAGTGGACGGAAGAAGACATCGCTCCCTATATCCT
- the DSCC1 gene encoding sister chromatid cohesion protein DCC1 isoform X2 has translation MRSRAEVEATLQVAKVDPAALLPAAHCLAFGAPRPGPRELCLLQLPPDLCPLLEAGHSLVIRGDKDEQAVICSKERTYDLKIADTSNTLLIIPGCKTPEQLSATEAPGDVIHTQIFGFSNNYWELRHCRPKLKKLKKLLMENPYEGPVSQKEKESNLPKYTTEDFFDQVQASEEEILAQLQVLNACKIEGYWRILEFDYEMKLLNHVTQLVDSESWPFNKVPLRTCLAELGPLEPEEMIQHCLECYGKKYTAEGEVYFELNVDKICRATAQMLLRNAVKFNLAEFQEVWQQSVPEGMTTHLDQLKGLALTDRNSRPETVFLLKVDDLPEGNQERFNSLFTLREKWTEEDIAPYILDLCAEKQSIGALLTKYSRSSMQNGVKVYNSRRPIS, from the exons ATGAGGAGCCGCGCGGAGGTGGAGGCGACGCTGCAGGTGGCCAAGGTGGATCCCGCCGCGCTGCTGCCCGCCGCCCACTGCCTCGCCTtcggggccccccggcccggcccgcgggagCTCTGCCTCCTGCAGCTCCCCCCGGACCTCTGCCCGCTGCTCGAGGCCGGACACAG cctCGTCATTCGCGGGGACAAAGACGAACAGGCCGTGATCTGCAGTAAGGAGAGAACCTACGACCTGAAAATAGCCGATACGTCAAATACGTTGCTCATCATTCCCGGTTGCAAAACTCCGGAACAGTTGTCTGCCACGGAGGCACCGGGAGACGTGATTCACACGCAG ATCTTTGGTTTCTCCAACAATTATTGGGAATTAAGACACTGTCGACCCAAACTGAAGAAACTGAAGAAACTCTTGATGGAAAACCCTTATGAAGGACCTGTCAGTCAAAAGGAAAAGGAGTCGAATCTTCCAAAA TATACCACTGAAGATTTCTTTGATCAGGTCCAAGCAAGCGAGGAAGAAATCCTGGCTCAGTTACAAGTCCTAAATGCCTGTAAAATTGAAG GATACTGGCGGATTCTTGAATTTGATTATGAAATGAAACTCCTGAATCACGTAACTCAACTTGTGGACTCGGAATCTTGGCCATTCAACAAAGTCCCGTTACGTACCTGTCTGGCGGAACTTGGGCCCCTGGAACCTGA agaaatgatACAACACTGCCTTGAATGTTACGGAAAGAAATATACTGCGGAAG GTGAAGTTTACTTTGAATTGAACGTGGACAAGATATGCAGAGCGACAGCGCAAATGCTGCTACGGAATGCAGTGAAATTCAATCTCGCTGAATTTCAGGAAGTTTGGCAGCAGAGTGTTCCCGAAGGAATGACAACTCACCTGGATCAGCTCAAG GGTTTGGCCCTGACGGATAGAAACTCCAGACCAGAAACCGTCTTTTTACTAAAGGTGGATGACTTGCCTGAGGGAAATCAGGAAAGATTCAACAGCCTCTTCACGCTGCGGGAGAAGTGGACGGAAGAAGACATCGCTCCCTATATCCT